Within the Dolichospermum compactum NIES-806 genome, the region ACATTCTCCTTCATTTATTCTGCGAAAACTGGTATTTACCCAACCTTTAATTTTAATGTTTTTCAATGTCGCATAAAAATTCACAACATTTGCAACAACATTATTATTATTTCCATGAATTGAACCAACTGGTAACATTTCTACCCTCATATAATTTTGATAAAAATAAAATCTTCCTTGCTGATAATCAGAATGTTTAGTAACTTCCAGAAACTCATCCCAACTTACCTTTACCCAACTATCTGTCACCAAACTTAAAGAACTAACTACCATTTCTTTCTTCCTTTGCGCCTTTGCGTGAGATATATTAATTTCGTTCCACTTCTACGATTTCCGTATATTCAAAACCATTCAAACTCTGTCGCACCAAAGCATATTTTTCCCTCCCCAACTCAATAAAATCCTGTTCACAATTAGGTTTAGAAGAATAATAAACTAACACATATTCCTTCCCAATCTTATCAGCAATTTCCTCCTCAAATTCCACCCTCCATTGAGTTTTGGTCACCAACACAACCAACTGATTTGCTAACTTAGGAATAGTTCGCGCAATGTGACGACGGGAATTAGCGTCTAAACTTCCAAAAGGAGAATCCATAACAATGGGAAAAGTGCTACTATCAGGAAGCATGATCATTTTTCGTCTTTCACTCCAGTCACGCACCTTATCAATAATACTAGCGATAAAAGATAAACTGAGAATTTGGTTTTCTCCTGTAGAAGCTGCGACTGGTGCTTCAATTCCCGTCGTATTTTCCACCAAACTCAACTCATACTTTTCGCTAATTTTGGGAACATAAGGAGTAAAAGAAATATCTGAGAAAATTTCCTGTACTCGCTGTTCCAATTGGAGACGAAATTGATTTTCTTGACGGTTTTTAACTTCCGATAACCGTTCAATAGCATCTTGAGTAGCATTAATGCGACGCTGTGCTAAAGATTGTTTTTCCTCATTTTGTTTTTGCTTAGATATTTGTTTTATCAAAGCACCAATATCTGTTTTCAGGTGAGAAACTTCCTGTTGATTTGCACCTTGTTCTCGATTTAACTCATCAATTGTAGCTTCAATTTCATCCAGACGTTTTTGTAAACTACTAATTTCTTCATTGGGATCTTTTCGTAATTGTTCTTGAATAGTCGCTAATTCCAGTTCAACTTGGTTGAGATTTTCCCTTAACTGTTGAATTCTGGCTTGTTCCCTATCCGCTTCTTCCCAAAAAGCAACTGCTTGTTTATCAATTTCATCAACTTGCGCGCTCATTCTAATTGCCGTTTCTTCCACAGTGGAAGAACCAGATTTCCTCATCAAATTCTTAACATGAAAATGAGTATGAGTTCCTTCCCTTAAATCTGCACCACAAATACAACGTCCACTATTGAGTAAATCATTCACAAATTCCCGCGAAATCCCTGCTGTTAATTCACCCTTTTGTTTTAAATCTGTGAATATTTCCCGAAACTTAGCCGTAGTTTCCGATAACAGAACTGTATAACCCCGTGCCGAAATAGTTTTTTTCAAATTCTCCCGTGTTTTCTTCAACTCTTCCCGCAAACTGTCTTTTTGAGATTCTAAACTTTGCTTTCTCTCCTGTAATTCCTTAACAGCACTCAATTCTCGTAATTTATTACTAACTTCCTTTTTAAAAGTTTGCTGATATTCCAACTCTTGATTTATTTCCGTTTGACGTTTATTGATATTTTCAATTTCCAGTTCTTGCTTTTCTTGCTGATTCAATAACTGTTTAGTTTCTGCGTCACCAATATGTTTTAACTCAGTTTCCAAAGACTTTTTCGCATCTTTCAGGTGTTTAATCGAAAGTTCAATTACTTCTACACCCAAAAAAGTTCTAATTGCTTCGGAAATTTCCGCTTTATTATCAGAACGGACAATTTCTTCAATGCGTTCACCGTCAAAGAAAAAATATTGATGTAAACTTGCTGGTAAAATCTGAGTTATAATTTCCTCAGCTTGCTGAAGTGGGAAATACCATTTTCCGTCATCTCCAGCAACTTGAATTTTTAACTGAGTTTTCCCAGCTTCAATCACATCACTTTCATTTTTATAAACCCGACAACCACGAGTAGCACGATAACGATTACCTTCATGTTCCCAACCAACTTCTACCCAACATTCCACAGGTTGACTAGGTTGAGATTCTGCAATTGCGCGTTTATTTACTAACTGTTCAGTTGACGCAAAAGCCGCACTAAACTTTTCATATAAAACCCAAGTAAACGCATTCAAAATACTAGTTTTACCTGCGCCATTACTACCATAAATCATAGTAGTGTTGCGAACATCTCCACCAGCTAAATTTATCTCTGGGGTTTTCCCATAAAAAGAACGAAAATTACATAATTTAATCGAAGTTAGCTTCATTGCACCGCTTCCTTCACAATAGTGAGAATATCATCATTAATATGACCTTTACTCTTTCTATCTAATCGGCTTTTCTCCAATCTCCATACCTTCTCAATAATTTGCTTTACCTCCGGTGATGCGTTGGTAATTGGTTCTTGAACATCTTCAATATTTGCTTCTGGTATCATTTCAAAACAGGAATAGAGTTATTTTCTATTTTAACCAGTTCTGATAATATTTTTATCTATCTGCTCTTATCCCATTGCACTTGATATAATCGGTATACACAACCAGCCTTTAGCATATTACAAATTTTAACGCAACCAGAAGCAGCTAGAAGTAGCCAGAAGTAGCCAGAAGCCAGGGAATAAATTCCCTGTCTAATAGCTCAAGTCGGTTAAAACCGACTATTATAGGGGTATGCACTTGGATTAGATACACAATTGCTGTATCAAATTCAAGTTAAAATGAAAATCTTACCCTAGCTTTAGGAAAACTAACTATGACAGTTACTATTGCTAAATGGAGTTTAGACGACTATCATCGCATGATTGAAATTGGCCTTTTAGCTGGTCGTCAAGTTGAACTACTAAATGGAGAAATTATCAACATGGCACCGGAAGGACCAGAACACGCGCAAATTAATACTGATTCTGCTGAATATTTGCGGAAATTACTCGGTTCAAAAGCACTGGTAAGAGATGCAAAACCTATTACAATACCTAATAGCAATTCAGAACCAGAACCAGATTTAGCAATAGTTGAACCACTGCGTGCTATTTATCGTACTCATCATCCTTACCCTGAAAATATATTTTGGTTAATTGAATATTCTAAAACTACTTTAAGTAAAGATTTAGAGATAAAACGTAAAACCTATGCTGCTGCATTAATTAATGAGTATTGGGTAGTAGACTTAAAAAATCAACAATTAAAAGTGTTTAGAGAACCAATAAATGGTAATTATGCTAGAGAATTAACATTTACTTGCGGTGAAATATCTCCCTTAGCATTTCCAGAAATTAAAATTTCTATTCAACGGTTACTACAAGGATTTTAACAATAAATCAATTGGGTGCGGCTTTTTTGAGCCGGCAAAAATAAATTCAGGTTTTGGGGGTTGACTTGCGCCGCCAGGCGTGATATTCTGATAATGGAAATCTTTGCTTTCATAAAAATTTTATTTACACTCGATTATATTAATCTAGCACATCGCCGACGATGTTGCAACCCAAACTCCCCAAAAAAAATTTCGCGCCAAACGCAAAACTGAGAAATTGTGTAGAATTGCTAGGTGTAACGTTGAAGCTAGATAATGGATTTTAATCTCCAAGCACCTTTTGTCCCCACCGGTGATCAACCACGAGCGATCGCTCAACTTTCTGCTAGTATTCAAAAAGGAAATCATTATCAAACATTACTGGGTGCGACAGGAACCGGTAAGACATTTTCCATAGCCGCAGTCATTGAAAAAGTCAGTAGACCGACCCTAGTATTAGCACATAATAAGACATTAGCCGCCCAGTTGTGTAACGAACTGCGGGAGTTTTTTCCTAATAATGCAGTTGAGTATTTTGTCAGTTATTACGATTACTATCAACCCGAGGCATACCTACCCGTTACTGATACTTATATAGAAAAAACATCAGCAATTAATGAAGAAATAGATATGTTACGACATTCCGCCACCCGTTCCTTATTTGAACGCAAGGATGTGATTGTTGTAGCTTCAATTAGTTGTATTTACGGTTTAGGAATGCCGTCAGAATACCTGAAAGCCGCAATTAAGTTACAACTAGGAATGGAAATTGATCCGCGTCAAGTTTTACGAGATTTAACCGCAGTTCAATATACTCGCAACGACATCGAAATGGGGAGAGGGAAATTTCGAGTTCGGGGTGATGTTTTAGAAATTTCTCCTGCTTATGAAGATAGAATTATTCGCGTGGAATTTTTTGGAGATGAAATTGACGCAATTAGATATGTAGATCCTGTGAGTGGGGAAATTCTCCACAGTTTAGAAGCAGTAAATATCTACCCAGCGCGTCACTTTGTTACCCCCAAAGAAAGAGTAGAAATAGCTTGTGAAGATATAGCCACAGAATTAAAACAGCAACAACTAACTCTAGAATCAATGAGTAAATTAGTTGAAGCGCAACGCATTGATCAACGCACTCGTTATGATTTGGAGATGTTACGAGAAGTGGGATATTGTAACGGCGTAGAAAATTATTCTCGTCATTTAGCTGGAAGACAAGCAGGAGAACCACCGGAATGTTTAATTGATTATTTTCCTAAAGATTGGTTATTAGTAATAGATGAATCTCACGTTACCGTTCCCCAAATTCGCGGAATGTATAACGGAGACCAAGCGAGGAAAAAAGTCTTAATAGATCATGGTTTTCGGCTTCCCAGTGCGGCGGATAATCGTCCTTTAAAAGCTGAAGAATTTTGGCAAAAAGTCAATCAATGTATTTTCGTTTCTGCGACTCCAGGAAATTGGGAATTAGAAATTTCGGAAGAAAATATTATTGAACAAGTAATTAGACCGACGGGAGTAATTGACCCAGAAATATTTGTGCGTCCCACAGAAGGACAAATTGATGATTTATTAGGAGAAATAAAAGATCGTGTTGACCGTCAAGAAAGAACTTTAGTCACAACATTAACTAAACGCATGGCGGAAGATTTGACTGAATATTTAGAAGAGAGAGGAATTAGAATCAGATATTTGCATTCAGAAATTAATTCCATTCAACGGATTGAGATATTACAAGATTTGCGAAATGGTGTTTTTGATGTGTTAGTCGGTGTCAATTTACTGCGAGAAGGTTTAGATTTACCGGAAGTTTCTTTAGTGGCGATTATGGACGCAGATAAGGAAGGTTTTTTGCGGACTGAACGTTCTCTAATTCAAACTATCGGACGGGCGGCGCGTCATATTAGAGGAAAAGCGATTTTATATGCTGATAAATTAACAGGGAGTATGATTAAAGCCATTGATGAAACTGATAGAAGAAGAGGAATTCAAATGGCTTATAATAAATTGCATGGAATTACACCGCAACAGATTATTAAAAAGCAAACTAATTCAATTTTGTCGTTTTTAGATGCTTCCCGACGCTTAAATTCCACTGATTTAAAAATGGTTGATGAACATTTAGATGAACTATCTTTGGAAGACATTCCAGAGTTAATTACCCTGTTGGAAAAACAGATGAAGGAAGCAGCGAAGAAGATGGAATTTGAAGATGCTGCAAAATTACGCGATCGCATAAAACATTTGCGAGATAAAATGTTAGGAAGGTAATATATATCAAAGTTGATTATTCTGTAATTTTTCCTCTAGTCAACTTAATTTGTCCGCGCTTATTTTTACTATCAAGACGTTTTCTTTGAGAATTGCGACTTGGTTTAGTCCGTTTACGTTTTCGGGGTAACACAGACACACTTTTAATCAGTTCTTGAAGTCGTCTGAAAGCTTCCTCCTTATTCTGTTCTTGACTGCGATATTCCTGCGCTTTAATAACCACAACTCCCTCAAGGGTAATGCGATGATCTTTTAACTTCAAAAGCCGTTCCTTATAGATTTCTGGTAAGGAAGAAGCCCCAATATCAAAGCGCAAATGAATAGCAGTAGCCACCTTATTAACATTTTGACCACCTGCACCCTGAGAACGAATTGAAGTAATTTCCATATCGCTATCAGGAATAATTACTGTCTGGGAAATTTCTATCATTGCTTATATGCACTAATTCATATCCATAATAGTAAATTATAACATACAGCAGTTTTCATATACAGCGATTTCCAATCATATAAGGTACATCCTAGCCCCCTCATCGCTTGCGGAGAGGGGTTCTTGTTCCAGGTTTGATGACAATTTGCTGTAACTGTAAACAATTATCAACTACCAGCAAGAACAACAAAAAAGAGGAAGTTTTTACTTCCTCGTAGATAAGCATTAAGAGTGTGTAAAGAAGAAAAAACAACCAACTAAAAATTGTTCACAATACTAAATAAACAGCACTTCTCGCCAGATCAAGAGTAAAAATCTTATTATCGTAGAAACTCAATGGACCACGATATGCTGTTTCTAAGTTATTTATACCATCATAAATAGTCGTTAAAGCAACATCAGCACCACGTCCACCCAAGAAAGGTAAAGGTATAATACTACTACCTAATATGTTCTGTATTTGCTCTAAATTTAAGTCATCCAAAAACATCTTTTCCTGTAAGTCAGAAATTATGATTGTAGCCATGATCTTACTTCCTTATCAAACAGTGAATAGTTTTGCTAAATGTGACAAAATGCCCTTGAATCTGCGGAAATAATTAACGATTTACCCAAGCATTAACTGTCCGAGCGTAATCTATCGTATTAAATTTATTATCATGAAAGCTACCGGCTCCTTCATAAGTTGTTGAGATGGTATTTATACCATCGTAAACAGTGGTTATAAAAACATTAGGACTTAGCCCTAAAGGGGGATAAAACCCTCCTAAACCTCTTCCTAATAAAACACCTAATTCTGGTGGTTTTAAATCATCAATGAAGGTAAATAAATGACTATTATACAAGTCATCTATTACTATTTTATTCATTGTCTTATCCTCTATATCTTTAATAGATGTAACAATTTAATTTTGACAGTTTTCTTTTAAAAATAATCAAAAAGTTGCATATTACCGTCTTTTAAAAAAGACATAATTTAATAAATTATGTCTTCGATACTAATTTTATTTAAAGCTCTAAACCACTCTTCTGTAACTTCTTGAATGGATCTAAGATAAAGTCAATAACATGACGCTGACGAATGATTACTTCCGCACTTGCTGTTTGTCCAGGGGTAATAGGAATCCGTTTGTTACCGACTTGAATATAAGGATTTTCCAAAGCGATATCTAATTCATAAGTTTCTATGCGGTTAGAACTATTTTCTTGAACTTTAGAGTTAGGTGAAATCCAACTAATCCGTCCTGATACAATTCCGTATTCTTGGAAAGGATAAGCATCAAATTTAATTTTCACTGGCATTCCTGCCTTGACAAAACCACTATGTTGACTGGGCATACGTGCCTTTAAAATCAAGGGAGCATTTTCGGGAGCAATTTGAGCAATCATTTGTCCTACTTGGACAACAGAACCAGATTTTTTAATAGGTAATTCAAAAATTATGCCATCAATAGGAGAACGAATAGTTCGCTGTTTTAGTTGTAAATTTAAGGCTGTAATTTGTCCCTTTGTTTGCATCATTTCTGATTGAAGAGAAATGATTTGATTTTGAATGTCTTTAAACTGTTCTTGACTTTTTAATAAAACTAATTCTCCGCCTTGCAGAGAACTTTTATAACTACTTTCTTCTTCTTGTAACCGTAGTTTTGCCTGTTCAATATCTGATCTAACTTGATTCATTAGTGACTGATAACGACTGACTTCTTCCTTGAGTCTTAATTTTGCTGTTTGCAGATTAAATTTTGCTTCTTCTTGGGAACGTTGACTTTCTTCAGCAATTTTTTCTAATTCTACTATTTTAGTTTGAGGAATTATTCCTTCCTTTAATAGTAGATGATAACGGTTAAGTTCAGAAATATCTCGACGTAAGCGACTTCTAGCTAATCTGTAGTTAGTTTGAGTAGATTGTATATTCTGTTTTGCCTGATCAATTTGAGCTAATTTTTCCAGATTTTGGAAATTATAAGCACTTTTTTTAGTCTCAAATGTTTGTTGAGCCTGATTAAGTTGCGCGATTTTTTCTAATGATTGAGATTGATTTTGCTGACGTTGAATATTAATTGACATCAAGACTTGATTTTTTAATATTTCTAGTTGAGATTGGCGATTAATTAGCCCCTCTAATTTAGATTGTGCTTGTTGAAGTTCTGTTTGTAAAATCTCAGATTCCATTGCTAATAAAACTTGTCCAGCTTTAACAGTTGTACCTTCTTTAACGTTGACATTAATAACACTACCAGTTACCGCACTATCTAATTTTTGTGTTGCACCTTTGGGTTCTATTCTCCCACTAGCATTACCAGTTTCATCAACTTTAGTTAACATTGCCCAAGGTAAAATAATAGCAGCAAAACTGACTAGTAAATACAACATGGAACGAGTCCATGCTTTTGGTAAAGCATCTAATAATTCCTCTGTTCCATAAAACCAATCCTTGGCTTTATCTAATATCTGGATTTGCTGATTTGGATTGAAAGTAGTAGATTCAGGTTGATGTGGCGGATTTATAGTAGTTTTTGGTTGGGTGTAAACTGACTGTGGCATAAATAATTGGAGAATTTTGGTGATAGATCCCCAACTTATGTAATAAATTGAGGATCTGGTTATTAAAAAATTAATTTGTTTGTGCTAATTGTTGTTGATTAAGATAGAAATAATGTCCTCTTTTGGTGATTAATTCTTCATGTGTACCGCTTTCTACTAAAACACCACGATCTAAGACTAAAATTAGATCAGCATGACGAACTGTGGAAAGACGGTGAGCAATAATTACACTTGTACGTCCTTGCAGGATTTTTTTGAGGTTGTTCTGAATAATCCGTTCTGATTCGGCATCCAGGTGACTGGTGGCTTCATCTAATATTAAAAGTCGGGGATTTCCTAATAATGCGCGGGCAATTGCTAACCGTTGGCGTTGTCCTCCAGATAACATTCCTCCCCCTTCACCAATTTGAGTTTCATAACCCATTGGCATTCTTTTAATAAACTCATCTGCACCTGCAAGTTTGGCTGCTTCCATAATCTCTTCTAAGGAAGCTTCTGGATGAGCAATTGTGATATTTTCGCGAATTGTTCCTCCAAATAAAAAGGTATCTTGATCAACAACTCCAATTTGCGATCGCAAGGAATGTAAGGAAATACTAGTAACATCTTGATTGTCAATCAAAACTCTTCCATCTGTCGCTAGATATAAACCCAAAATCAACTTAGAAAGTGTTGTTTTTCCTGAACCACTGCGACCCACAACTGCTACAGTTTGTTCAGGCAAGATTTCAAAACTGAGATTTTCTAAAATATTAATCTCACTTTCAGGATGATAGCGAAAGGTGACATTATTAAAACTAATTCTGCCAATTAATCTGGGTAAAAATTGTCGAGGTTTCTGTTCTAAATCTTCCTCTGGTTGTGCTTCCAAGACATCATTAATTCGTTCTGTGGCGACAATTACTTCTTGTAACTGATTCCACAAA harbors:
- a CDS encoding AAA family ATPase; the protein is MKLTSIKLCNFRSFYGKTPEINLAGGDVRNTTMIYGSNGAGKTSILNAFTWVLYEKFSAAFASTEQLVNKRAIAESQPSQPVECWVEVGWEHEGNRYRATRGCRVYKNESDVIEAGKTQLKIQVAGDDGKWYFPLQQAEEIITQILPASLHQYFFFDGERIEEIVRSDNKAEISEAIRTFLGVEVIELSIKHLKDAKKSLETELKHIGDAETKQLLNQQEKQELEIENINKRQTEINQELEYQQTFKKEVSNKLRELSAVKELQERKQSLESQKDSLREELKKTRENLKKTISARGYTVLLSETTAKFREIFTDLKQKGELTAGISREFVNDLLNSGRCICGADLREGTHTHFHVKNLMRKSGSSTVEETAIRMSAQVDEIDKQAVAFWEEADREQARIQQLRENLNQVELELATIQEQLRKDPNEEISSLQKRLDEIEATIDELNREQGANQQEVSHLKTDIGALIKQISKQKQNEEKQSLAQRRINATQDAIERLSEVKNRQENQFRLQLEQRVQEIFSDISFTPYVPKISEKYELSLVENTTGIEAPVAASTGENQILSLSFIASIIDKVRDWSERRKMIMLPDSSTFPIVMDSPFGSLDANSRRHIARTIPKLANQLVVLVTKTQWRVEFEEEIADKIGKEYVLVYYSSKPNCEQDFIELGREKYALVRQSLNGFEYTEIVEVERN
- a CDS encoding Uma2 family endonuclease, whose protein sequence is MTVTIAKWSLDDYHRMIEIGLLAGRQVELLNGEIINMAPEGPEHAQINTDSAEYLRKLLGSKALVRDAKPITIPNSNSEPEPDLAIVEPLRAIYRTHHPYPENIFWLIEYSKTTLSKDLEIKRKTYAAALINEYWVVDLKNQQLKVFREPINGNYARELTFTCGEISPLAFPEIKISIQRLLQGF
- the uvrB gene encoding excinuclease ABC subunit UvrB, encoding MMDFNLQAPFVPTGDQPRAIAQLSASIQKGNHYQTLLGATGTGKTFSIAAVIEKVSRPTLVLAHNKTLAAQLCNELREFFPNNAVEYFVSYYDYYQPEAYLPVTDTYIEKTSAINEEIDMLRHSATRSLFERKDVIVVASISCIYGLGMPSEYLKAAIKLQLGMEIDPRQVLRDLTAVQYTRNDIEMGRGKFRVRGDVLEISPAYEDRIIRVEFFGDEIDAIRYVDPVSGEILHSLEAVNIYPARHFVTPKERVEIACEDIATELKQQQLTLESMSKLVEAQRIDQRTRYDLEMLREVGYCNGVENYSRHLAGRQAGEPPECLIDYFPKDWLLVIDESHVTVPQIRGMYNGDQARKKVLIDHGFRLPSAADNRPLKAEEFWQKVNQCIFVSATPGNWELEISEENIIEQVIRPTGVIDPEIFVRPTEGQIDDLLGEIKDRVDRQERTLVTTLTKRMAEDLTEYLEERGIRIRYLHSEINSIQRIEILQDLRNGVFDVLVGVNLLREGLDLPEVSLVAIMDADKEGFLRTERSLIQTIGRAARHIRGKAILYADKLTGSMIKAIDETDRRRGIQMAYNKLHGITPQQIIKKQTNSILSFLDASRRLNSTDLKMVDEHLDELSLEDIPELITLLEKQMKEAAKKMEFEDAAKLRDRIKHLRDKMLGR
- the arfB gene encoding alternative ribosome rescue aminoacyl-tRNA hydrolase ArfB, whose product is MIEISQTVIIPDSDMEITSIRSQGAGGQNVNKVATAIHLRFDIGASSLPEIYKERLLKLKDHRITLEGVVVIKAQEYRSQEQNKEEAFRRLQELIKSVSVLPRKRKRTKPSRNSQRKRLDSKNKRGQIKLTRGKITE
- a CDS encoding HlyD family efflux transporter periplasmic adaptor subunit produces the protein MPQSVYTQPKTTINPPHQPESTTFNPNQQIQILDKAKDWFYGTEELLDALPKAWTRSMLYLLVSFAAIILPWAMLTKVDETGNASGRIEPKGATQKLDSAVTGSVINVNVKEGTTVKAGQVLLAMESEILQTELQQAQSKLEGLINRQSQLEILKNQVLMSINIQRQQNQSQSLEKIAQLNQAQQTFETKKSAYNFQNLEKLAQIDQAKQNIQSTQTNYRLARSRLRRDISELNRYHLLLKEGIIPQTKIVELEKIAEESQRSQEEAKFNLQTAKLRLKEEVSRYQSLMNQVRSDIEQAKLRLQEEESSYKSSLQGGELVLLKSQEQFKDIQNQIISLQSEMMQTKGQITALNLQLKQRTIRSPIDGIIFELPIKKSGSVVQVGQMIAQIAPENAPLILKARMPSQHSGFVKAGMPVKIKFDAYPFQEYGIVSGRISWISPNSKVQENSSNRIETYELDIALENPYIQVGNKRIPITPGQTASAEVIIRQRHVIDFILDPFKKLQKSGLEL